From a region of the Pseudomonas fulva 12-X genome:
- a CDS encoding amidohydrolase family protein produces the protein MSECLHQRLGLPYAAGGQRLIDAHHHLWDLDSHRYPWLQDEVDPCFFLGDYAPLRRNYLPEDYLADSAGQRVLATVHCEAEHDRADQVAETRWIHEQHARYGFPNAVVAHVWFHRSECEEVLGRHLEYPLLRGIRSKPVTAPRPELAASVRGQSGSMQDEAWLRGFELLARHGLSWDLRVPYWHLQEAAEVAAAFPEVPIVLNHMGFPWDRSPAGLDGWRAGMAALAAQPNVSVKVSELGLRDQPWTLEGNRGVIEETLALFGIDRCLFASNYPVAGLRIGYGELVTALQTILADYDEAQRDGFFWRNARDFYRINLGD, from the coding sequence ATGTCCGAGTGCCTGCACCAGCGCCTCGGTCTGCCGTACGCGGCGGGCGGGCAGCGGCTGATCGATGCCCATCATCACCTGTGGGACCTCGACAGCCACCGCTACCCCTGGTTGCAGGACGAGGTCGACCCGTGCTTCTTTCTCGGCGACTACGCGCCGCTGCGGCGTAACTACCTGCCCGAGGACTACCTGGCCGACAGCGCTGGCCAACGGGTGCTGGCCACGGTGCACTGTGAGGCCGAGCACGACCGTGCCGATCAGGTGGCGGAAACCCGCTGGATACACGAGCAACATGCGCGCTACGGTTTTCCCAATGCGGTGGTCGCCCACGTCTGGTTCCACCGCTCGGAATGCGAGGAGGTGCTTGGCCGGCATCTGGAATATCCGCTGCTGCGCGGCATTCGCAGCAAACCGGTGACGGCGCCGCGCCCCGAGCTTGCTGCCAGCGTGCGTGGCCAGAGCGGCAGCATGCAGGACGAGGCCTGGCTGCGCGGCTTCGAACTGCTGGCCAGGCACGGACTGTCCTGGGATTTGCGCGTACCGTACTGGCATCTGCAGGAAGCCGCCGAGGTGGCGGCCGCCTTTCCCGAGGTGCCCATCGTGCTCAACCACATGGGTTTCCCCTGGGATCGCAGCCCCGCCGGGCTCGACGGCTGGCGCGCCGGCATGGCCGCGTTGGCGGCGCAGCCGAACGTCAGCGTGAAGGTCTCCGAACTGGGCCTGCGCGATCAACCCTGGACGCTGGAAGGCAACCGCGGGGTGATCGAAGAAACCCTCGCCCTGTTCGGCATCGATCGCTGCCTGTTCGCCAGCAATTATCCGGTGGCCGGCCTGCGCATCGGCTATGGCGAGCTGGTCACGGCGCTGCAGACGATCCTCGCAGACTACGACGAGGCGCAGCGCGATGGATTTTTCTGGCGCAATGCCCGGGATTTCTATCGGATCAATCTGGGCGATTGA
- a CDS encoding YncE family protein — MSQEILLLVQKCAHTFSFYDVQSGDAIKHIRLPDFPHEFVVDSQNRFAYVGHYGIETSSHEGEGGCSIFVIDLEKAEHVRTLSIWPFRRPHGLAMDDQDRLYVLSEGNSTLLIFDQPHLKDTPDRAIPSGGYKSHLVALTRSGETAFALNLLSNTITRLKPQDPTVAPVPVQPGSMPEGNCFSADECTLYVATRGDNSIVAVDVETLQVTRRGRTGADPTRIYRDRQNRLYVTNYAEHSISIFNADLEEIHRIELDTHAIAMSLHPTRDLAFVTLKDQRVGMLDLNTFTFQRYFHTLLEPDVSQVIVR, encoded by the coding sequence ATGAGTCAGGAAATTCTGCTGCTGGTGCAGAAATGCGCCCATACCTTCAGCTTCTACGACGTGCAGAGCGGCGACGCCATCAAGCACATCCGCCTGCCGGACTTCCCCCACGAGTTCGTGGTGGACTCGCAGAATCGCTTCGCCTACGTCGGCCACTACGGCATCGAAACCTCCAGCCATGAGGGCGAGGGTGGCTGCTCGATATTCGTCATCGATCTGGAAAAGGCCGAGCACGTGCGTACCCTGAGCATCTGGCCGTTCCGCCGTCCCCATGGCCTGGCGATGGACGACCAGGATCGCCTCTACGTGCTCAGCGAAGGTAATTCGACCCTGCTGATCTTCGACCAGCCGCACCTCAAGGACACCCCGGACCGGGCCATTCCGTCCGGCGGGTACAAAAGCCACCTGGTGGCGCTGACCCGCAGCGGCGAGACCGCCTTCGCCCTCAACCTGCTGAGCAACACCATCACCCGCCTCAAACCGCAGGATCCGACTGTCGCGCCGGTGCCGGTGCAGCCGGGCAGCATGCCCGAGGGCAACTGCTTCAGCGCCGACGAATGCACCCTGTACGTCGCCACCCGTGGCGACAACAGCATCGTCGCCGTGGATGTCGAGACGCTGCAAGTGACCCGCCGTGGCCGCACCGGTGCCGACCCGACGCGTATCTACCGCGACCGTCAGAATCGCCTGTACGTGACCAACTACGCCGAGCATTCGATCTCGATATTCAACGCCGATCTCGAGGAAATCCACCGCATCGAACTCGACACCCACGCCATCGCCATGAGTCTGCACCCGACCCGCGATCTGGCGTTCGTCACCCTCAAGGACCAGCGCGTCGGCATGCTGGATCTGAACACCTTCACCTTCCAGCGCTACTTCCACACCCTGCTTGAGCCGGATGTATCCCAGGTCATCGTGCGCTGA
- a CDS encoding TRAP transporter large permease subunit has product MTIVVFLGSLLGAMAMRIPVAFALLVAGVALMIQLDTFDAQILAQNLVSGADSFPLLAIPFFMLAGELMNAGGLSRRIVALPMALVGHKRGGLGFVAIIAAMVMASLSGSAVADTAAVAAMLMPMMRKAGYDPNRSAGLIAAGGIIAPVIPPSIPLVVFGVAGGVSITKLFMAGIVPGLMMGLALWMTWWWLARNSDLPCGEKAPLSEVWKAFLDGIWALLLPVLIIGGLKMGIFTPTEAAAVAAVYALFISLFVYRELKVRDLFKVFLDAGRTSAVVMFLVAAALVSSWLMTIAELPMLVSGLLEPLIDRPQLLLVVIMVIVLLVGTTMDLMPIVLILTPVFMPVIKMAGIDPVYFGILFILNTSIGLITPPIGNVLSVMSGVGKVPLDGVMRGVTPFLFAHLCVLALLIIFPELVMTPMRWFLP; this is encoded by the coding sequence ATGACCATCGTGGTATTCCTCGGCTCCCTCCTGGGCGCCATGGCCATGCGCATTCCGGTGGCCTTCGCGCTGCTGGTGGCCGGTGTCGCGCTGATGATCCAGCTCGATACCTTCGACGCGCAGATTCTCGCCCAGAACCTGGTCAGCGGTGCCGACAGCTTCCCGCTGTTGGCCATCCCGTTCTTCATGCTGGCCGGCGAGCTGATGAATGCCGGCGGCCTGTCGCGGCGCATCGTCGCCCTGCCCATGGCGCTGGTCGGCCACAAGCGCGGCGGCCTGGGCTTCGTGGCGATCATCGCGGCCATGGTGATGGCCTCGCTGTCCGGTTCTGCCGTGGCGGATACCGCAGCGGTAGCGGCCATGCTGATGCCGATGATGCGCAAGGCCGGTTATGACCCCAATCGTTCGGCTGGGCTGATCGCCGCCGGCGGCATCATCGCGCCGGTGATCCCGCCATCGATTCCCCTGGTGGTGTTCGGCGTCGCCGGTGGCGTGTCGATCACCAAGCTGTTCATGGCCGGCATCGTGCCGGGGCTGATGATGGGCCTGGCGCTGTGGATGACCTGGTGGTGGCTGGCGCGCAACAGCGATCTGCCCTGTGGCGAAAAGGCGCCGCTGAGCGAAGTCTGGAAGGCGTTCCTCGATGGCATCTGGGCCTTGCTGCTGCCGGTGCTGATCATCGGTGGCCTGAAGATGGGTATCTTCACGCCCACCGAGGCAGCCGCCGTGGCGGCGGTCTACGCGCTGTTCATCTCGCTGTTCGTATACCGCGAGCTGAAGGTGCGCGACCTGTTCAAGGTGTTCCTCGACGCCGGGCGCACCAGTGCGGTGGTGATGTTCCTGGTGGCCGCAGCGCTGGTTTCGTCATGGCTGATGACCATCGCCGAACTGCCGATGCTGGTCAGCGGGCTGCTCGAGCCGCTGATCGACCGCCCGCAACTGCTGCTGGTGGTGATCATGGTCATCGTGCTGCTGGTCGGCACCACCATGGACCTGATGCCCATCGTGCTGATCCTCACGCCGGTGTTCATGCCGGTGATCAAGATGGCCGGTATCGACCCGGTGTACTTCGGGATCCTGTTCATCCTCAACACCTCCATCGGCCTGATCACTCCGCCAATCGGCAACGTGCTCAGCGTCATGAGCGGGGTCGGCAAGGTGCCGCTCGATGGCGTGATGCGCGGCGTGACGCCCTTTCTGTTCGCGCACCTTTGCGTGCTGGCGCTACTGATCATTTTCCCGGAGCTGGTGATGACGCCGATGCGCTGGTTCCTGCCCTGA
- a CDS encoding amidohydrolase family protein, with amino-acid sequence MAELYDGPIIDAHHHFWDPQRNHHPWLSGEENIPFRYGDYSAIKRPYYPDDYMADAGEHRVVATVYVETEWDPRDPIGETAFIHEVALRYGAPNAVVAQAWLDAPDAAQVLAAQAAFQRVRSVRHKPGGPASPEDVGTQRTLMSDESWRRGYAELARHGLHFDLQTPWWNLPEAIALARDFPGTQLILNHAGLPSDRSEQGLAGWHAAMAKLADCANVAVKVSGIGLPGRRWCVEDNAWIVGETIAMFGPERVMFASNFPVDSLCGTFDDIYGGFKRIVAHLPRQQQQQLFHDNARRLYRTVADVIRIPDASSDLRTIA; translated from the coding sequence ATGGCTGAGCTGTACGACGGGCCGATCATCGACGCCCATCACCATTTCTGGGACCCGCAGCGCAACCATCACCCCTGGCTGTCGGGCGAGGAGAACATCCCGTTTCGTTATGGCGACTACAGCGCCATCAAGCGGCCCTACTACCCGGACGACTACATGGCCGATGCCGGCGAGCACCGGGTGGTGGCCACGGTTTATGTGGAAACCGAGTGGGATCCGCGCGACCCGATTGGCGAAACCGCCTTCATCCACGAGGTCGCCCTGCGCTATGGCGCGCCCAATGCAGTGGTCGCCCAGGCCTGGCTGGATGCGCCGGATGCAGCCCAGGTGCTGGCCGCCCAGGCGGCGTTCCAGCGGGTGCGCAGCGTACGTCACAAGCCCGGCGGCCCGGCTTCGCCAGAAGACGTTGGTACCCAGCGCACCCTGATGAGCGATGAAAGCTGGCGTCGTGGCTACGCGGAACTCGCGCGCCACGGCCTGCACTTCGACCTGCAGACGCCCTGGTGGAACCTGCCCGAAGCCATCGCGCTGGCCCGCGACTTTCCCGGCACCCAGCTGATTCTCAACCACGCCGGTTTGCCATCGGATCGCAGCGAGCAGGGGCTGGCCGGCTGGCATGCGGCGATGGCGAAGTTGGCCGACTGCGCGAACGTGGCGGTGAAGGTGTCCGGCATCGGCCTGCCTGGCCGGCGCTGGTGCGTCGAGGACAACGCCTGGATCGTGGGCGAAACCATCGCCATGTTCGGCCCCGAGCGGGTGATGTTCGCCAGTAACTTCCCGGTCGACAGCCTGTGCGGCACGTTCGACGACATCTACGGCGGCTTCAAACGCATCGTCGCGCACCTGCCGCGCCAGCAGCAGCAACAGCTTTTTCACGACAACGCGCGGCGCCTGTACCGAACCGTGGCCGATGTCATTCGCATTCCGGACGCATCTTCCGACCTGAGGACAATCGCATGA
- a CDS encoding TRAP transporter substrate-binding protein — MNKPFTRTLAALGLALLLPGLAAHAEERSFKLSAGDPIDAPGPQGAKLFAEHLKDGSGGALNVKVFPSAMLGNDVQMLGALPAGTIEFALVGAPTLVGLVKEFGVLDLPYQFNSTAEVDAMLDGPMGQQLLAKLEAKGLVGLGFWEIGFRNLTNSKRPIEKWEDLKGLKIRTVQSPVFRTFFDHLGANAQPMPINEVFSALEMHAIDGQENPISLIATQRYNEVQKYLTLSEHIYTAYVLLMSKKTWDSLDDAQRVQLRKAAEQARGEQRELARKANSEKLAELKDSGMQVNALSDEQRQRFVDQAKVVTEQVSGSIDAEFVSAWQTELQRLRGAN, encoded by the coding sequence ATGAACAAGCCATTCACTCGAACCCTGGCCGCCCTTGGCCTGGCTCTGCTGCTGCCGGGCCTTGCCGCCCACGCCGAGGAGCGCAGCTTCAAACTCAGCGCCGGTGACCCCATTGACGCCCCAGGGCCGCAAGGCGCCAAGCTGTTTGCCGAACATCTGAAGGATGGCAGCGGCGGCGCGCTGAACGTCAAGGTGTTCCCGTCGGCGATGCTCGGCAACGATGTGCAGATGCTCGGCGCGCTGCCGGCCGGCACCATCGAGTTCGCCTTGGTGGGCGCGCCGACGCTGGTCGGGCTGGTCAAGGAGTTCGGCGTGCTGGATCTGCCGTACCAGTTCAATTCCACCGCCGAGGTGGACGCCATGCTCGACGGGCCGATGGGCCAGCAACTGTTGGCCAAGCTGGAAGCCAAGGGGCTGGTCGGCCTGGGTTTCTGGGAGATCGGTTTTCGCAACCTGACCAACAGCAAACGGCCCATCGAGAAGTGGGAAGACCTCAAGGGCCTGAAGATCCGTACCGTGCAGAGCCCGGTGTTCCGTACCTTCTTCGATCACCTGGGCGCCAATGCCCAGCCGATGCCGATCAACGAAGTGTTCAGCGCCCTTGAGATGCACGCCATCGACGGCCAGGAGAACCCCATTTCGCTGATCGCCACCCAGCGCTACAACGAAGTGCAGAAGTACCTGACCCTCAGCGAACACATCTACACCGCCTACGTGCTGTTGATGAGCAAGAAGACCTGGGACTCGCTCGACGACGCCCAGCGCGTCCAGTTGCGCAAGGCCGCCGAGCAGGCGCGTGGCGAGCAGCGTGAGCTGGCGCGCAAGGCCAACAGCGAGAAGCTCGCCGAACTCAAGGACAGCGGCATGCAGGTCAATGCGCTCAGCGACGAGCAGCGCCAGCGCTTCGTCGACCAGGCCAAGGTGGTCACCGAACAGGTGAGCGGCAGCATCGACGCCGAGTTCGTCAGCGCCTGGCAGACCGAACTGCAGCGCCTGCGTGGAGCCAACTGA
- a CDS encoding 4-hydroxythreonine-4-phosphate dehydrogenase PdxA, translated as MSNSTLPRLAMVLGDPAGIGPELIARLLAEPQVRRKAQVLLIADEAEVRRGMDIAGQSFPYRLIDSTDNLSFADDTPLLLPFRGRAKGDFPRSEASVIGGQYSLDTLEQALRLTADGTTDAILFGPLNKTSLHMAGMGHSDELHWFAEYLGFDGPFCEFNVLDNLWTSRVTSHVALADVPGMLSQDRVIEAICLIDTALKRNGLEKPRIGVCGLNPHNGDNGSFGREELDIIGPAVERAREQGIEAIGPYPGDTIFLKVQGDSQAFDAVVTMYHDQGQIAIKLMGFSRGVTVQGGLPIPITTPAHGTAFDIAGQGKANVGATRQAFEIACRMGSRQRG; from the coding sequence ATGAGCAACTCGACTCTTCCCCGCCTGGCCATGGTGCTGGGTGACCCCGCCGGCATCGGCCCCGAGCTGATCGCTCGCCTGCTCGCCGAGCCGCAAGTACGTCGCAAGGCCCAGGTGCTGCTGATCGCCGATGAGGCCGAAGTGCGCCGCGGCATGGACATCGCCGGCCAGTCGTTTCCGTATCGCCTCATCGACTCCACCGACAATCTCAGCTTCGCCGACGACACGCCGCTGCTACTGCCGTTTCGCGGCCGCGCCAAGGGTGATTTCCCGCGCAGCGAAGCCAGCGTGATCGGTGGCCAGTACAGCCTCGACACCCTCGAGCAGGCCCTGCGCCTGACCGCTGACGGAACGACCGACGCCATTCTGTTCGGCCCGCTCAACAAGACCTCCCTGCACATGGCCGGCATGGGCCACAGCGACGAGTTGCACTGGTTCGCCGAGTACCTGGGTTTCGATGGTCCGTTCTGCGAATTCAACGTGCTCGACAACCTGTGGACCTCGCGGGTGACCTCCCACGTCGCACTGGCCGACGTACCGGGCATGCTCAGCCAGGATCGAGTGATCGAGGCGATCTGCCTGATCGACACCGCACTCAAGCGCAATGGCCTGGAAAAACCGCGCATCGGTGTCTGCGGCCTCAACCCCCACAATGGCGACAACGGCAGTTTCGGCCGCGAGGAACTGGACATCATCGGCCCTGCGGTGGAGCGCGCCCGTGAGCAGGGCATTGAGGCCATCGGCCCGTACCCGGGCGACACCATCTTCCTCAAGGTGCAGGGCGACAGCCAGGCCTTCGACGCGGTGGTGACCATGTACCACGACCAGGGCCAGATCGCGATCAAGCTGATGGGCTTCTCCCGCGGCGTGACGGTGCAGGGCGGCCTGCCGATCCCCATCACCACGCCGGCCCACGGCACCGCCTTCGACATCGCCGGGCAGGGCAAGGCCAACGTCGGCGCCACCCGCCAGGCCTTCGAGATCGCCTGTCGGATGGGCAGTCGGCAGCGGGGCTGA
- a CDS encoding TRAP transporter substrate-binding protein translates to MKNNKNTLRTLGCLLLLSCTLQVQAATILRFGFAGSDSDTQSLAAKEFAQRVKDGSKGELVVRPYGNSMLGNDQAMIAGVRGGTIEMEMSGTPNFSGLTPRMSVLDLPFVFADSAHAYRVLDGEIGQKLLDDLETHNLKGLAYWEVGFRDITNSRKPVRVPEDVKGLKIRTSSNPAQIEAFRLLGANPQPLPLAELYNALEMKAVDAQEHPLSITWSSGFYEVQKYLSQTHHAYTALVLVMNKEKFDALPAEQQKLLVDAARAAGQSQRKMNAENDSKFLVELAEKGMQIEPNVDREAFRKAVSAPVREAFVKQHGSELLDAIDALR, encoded by the coding sequence ATGAAAAACAACAAGAACACATTGCGTACCCTGGGTTGCCTGTTGCTGCTGAGCTGTACGCTACAGGTTCAGGCGGCCACCATCCTGCGCTTCGGTTTCGCTGGCTCGGACAGCGACACTCAGAGCCTAGCGGCCAAGGAGTTCGCGCAGCGGGTCAAGGATGGCTCCAAGGGTGAGCTGGTGGTACGCCCATATGGCAACAGCATGCTGGGCAACGACCAGGCGATGATCGCCGGCGTGCGCGGCGGCACCATCGAGATGGAAATGTCCGGCACGCCCAACTTCAGCGGCCTGACTCCACGCATGTCGGTGCTCGACCTGCCGTTCGTGTTCGCCGACAGCGCCCATGCCTACCGCGTGCTGGACGGCGAGATCGGCCAGAAGCTGCTCGACGACTTGGAAACCCACAACCTTAAAGGCCTGGCCTACTGGGAAGTGGGCTTTCGTGACATCACCAACTCGCGCAAACCGGTGCGCGTGCCCGAAGACGTCAAAGGCCTGAAGATCCGCACCTCCAGCAACCCGGCGCAGATTGAGGCGTTCCGCCTGCTCGGCGCCAACCCGCAGCCGCTGCCGCTGGCCGAGCTGTACAACGCCCTTGAAATGAAGGCGGTGGATGCTCAGGAGCACCCGCTGAGCATCACCTGGTCGTCGGGCTTCTATGAAGTGCAGAAGTACCTGTCGCAGACCCATCACGCCTACACCGCTTTGGTGTTGGTGATGAACAAGGAGAAGTTCGACGCCTTGCCAGCCGAGCAACAAAAACTGCTGGTTGACGCAGCCCGCGCTGCCGGCCAGTCGCAGCGCAAGATGAACGCCGAAAACGACAGCAAGTTCCTTGTCGAGCTGGCCGAGAAAGGCATGCAGATCGAGCCGAACGTCGATCGCGAAGCCTTCCGCAAGGCGGTGTCCGCGCCGGTGCGCGAGGCCTTCGTCAAACAGCATGGCAGCGAACTGCTCGACGCCATCGACGCCCTGCGCTGA
- a CDS encoding TRAP transporter small permease produces the protein MRLLSLLLSRLFESIVVFCMGTMVILVFFNVVLRYGFNSGIALSDEGARYLFVWLTFIGAVVALRDNAHLGIDLLYRRLPALGQRICAVLAELMMLFCCGLFLVGSYKQTVINMDNLSPVAELPLGLMYAAGVVCSLGMAAIIIKRLYLLLFRHVDPDQVMPLSPEDALISEVSK, from the coding sequence ATGCGCCTGCTGAGTCTGCTGCTGTCGCGGCTGTTCGAAAGCATCGTGGTGTTCTGCATGGGCACCATGGTGATTCTGGTGTTCTTCAACGTGGTGCTGCGCTACGGCTTCAATTCCGGCATCGCCCTGTCGGATGAAGGCGCGCGCTACCTGTTCGTATGGCTGACCTTCATCGGCGCCGTGGTGGCCCTGCGAGACAACGCGCATCTGGGCATCGACCTGCTGTACCGCCGCCTGCCGGCCCTCGGCCAGCGCATCTGCGCGGTGCTCGCCGAGCTGATGATGCTGTTCTGCTGCGGCCTGTTCCTGGTCGGCAGCTACAAGCAGACCGTCATCAACATGGACAACCTGTCGCCGGTGGCCGAGCTGCCCCTGGGGCTGATGTACGCCGCCGGTGTGGTGTGCAGCCTGGGCATGGCGGCAATCATCATCAAGCGCCTGTACCTGCTGCTATTCCGCCATGTCGACCCGGACCAGGTGATGCCGCTGAGCCCCGAAGACGCACTGATTTCCGAGGTGTCGAAATGA
- a CDS encoding L-rhamnonate dehydratase, with protein sequence MKIKSIRTRVFEWKGKVVPPQAHFCTNASDILFEKGDAMGSFRFHGWLVVEVETDNGIVGIGNCALAPRVAKEIIDTYLAPIAIGEDPFDNEYIWQKMYRQSHAWGRKGIGMAAISAIDIAIWDIMGKAVNKPVFKLLGGRTKEKIWTYASKLYANDNLDLFLEEAQGYLNQGFKALKMRFGYGPKDGPAGMRRNIEQVRALRELAGPDVDIMLECYMGWTLEYARRMLPKLAEFEPRWLEEPVIADDLEGYIELKKMGIMPISGGEHEFTSYGFKEMLERRAVDVIQYDTNRVGGITAARKINAMAEAWSVPVIPHAGQMHNYHLTMSTTASPMAEFFPVFDVEVGNELFYYVFKGEPQPVNGYIQLDDNKPGLGLEISEEYLSEFNIIE encoded by the coding sequence ATGAAAATAAAATCCATCCGTACCCGCGTTTTCGAGTGGAAGGGCAAGGTCGTGCCGCCCCAGGCGCACTTCTGCACCAACGCCAGCGACATCCTCTTCGAGAAGGGCGATGCCATGGGCTCCTTCCGTTTCCACGGCTGGCTGGTGGTGGAAGTGGAGACCGACAACGGCATCGTCGGCATCGGCAACTGCGCCCTGGCACCGCGGGTGGCCAAGGAAATCATCGACACGTACCTGGCGCCCATCGCCATTGGCGAGGACCCGTTCGACAACGAGTACATCTGGCAGAAGATGTATCGCCAGAGCCACGCCTGGGGCCGCAAGGGCATCGGCATGGCGGCGATCTCGGCGATCGACATCGCCATCTGGGACATCATGGGCAAGGCGGTGAACAAGCCGGTGTTCAAGCTGCTCGGCGGGCGCACCAAGGAAAAGATCTGGACCTACGCCTCCAAGCTCTACGCCAACGACAACCTCGACCTGTTCCTCGAGGAGGCCCAGGGCTATCTGAACCAGGGCTTCAAGGCCCTGAAGATGCGCTTCGGCTATGGCCCGAAAGATGGTCCGGCGGGCATGCGCCGCAACATCGAACAGGTGCGTGCGCTGCGTGAACTGGCCGGCCCGGACGTGGACATCATGCTCGAGTGCTACATGGGCTGGACCCTGGAATACGCCCGCCGCATGCTGCCCAAACTCGCCGAGTTCGAGCCGCGCTGGCTGGAAGAACCGGTGATCGCCGACGACCTGGAAGGCTACATCGAGCTGAAGAAGATGGGCATCATGCCGATCTCCGGTGGCGAGCACGAGTTCACGTCGTACGGCTTCAAGGAGATGCTCGAACGCCGCGCCGTGGACGTGATCCAGTACGACACCAACCGCGTGGGCGGCATCACCGCGGCGCGCAAGATCAACGCCATGGCCGAAGCCTGGTCGGTGCCGGTGATTCCCCATGCCGGGCAGATGCACAACTACCACCTGACCATGTCGACCACCGCGTCGCCTATGGCCGAGTTCTTCCCGGTGTTCGATGTAGAGGTCGGCAACGAGCTGTTCTACTACGTGTTCAAGGGCGAGCCGCAGCCGGTGAATGGCTACATCCAACTCGATGACAACAAGCCCGGCCTGGGTCTGGAAATCTCCGAGGAGTACCTGAGCGAGTTCAATATCATCGAGTAA
- a CDS encoding MFS transporter: MAQAQPVALPVRIPSASVLVSKPSRVRWRIFAIIFALTVINLIDRVSLSIAMPVIAGEFSLSPSMQGLILSSFFWAYALLQIPGGWLIDRYGPRRVIGWSTGLWGAFQTLAAFATGGLSLMFARVALGAAEAPLFPAGGKLNSLWLGSGERSRGAVLMDCGGPLGVALGGLIIAYLIAVLGSWRTAFFIAGIATLAMAWLAWHYLRDNPAEHPDVNDAELATINEGRTVSMAEAARQTVRGLGIARRSLAGILLGRASWAMVFFGLLTWGPSYLAQARGFDIKGIGAATFVIFICGAAGSLTGGFLCDRLIAKGVRRGLAAKSLLAFSGLVALGAFLLLPSLNDPYLAVGLLSLTAFFLMWGSLYWSFPALLASPARVGLIGGVMNMAGSLGGIAVPILVGLLLQHAGGYAAVLGFFALCSGLFIVGTLLISLDKAEVAHG; this comes from the coding sequence ATGGCTCAGGCTCAACCTGTCGCCCTGCCGGTGCGCATCCCCTCGGCCAGCGTTCTGGTCAGCAAGCCCTCCCGGGTGCGCTGGCGCATCTTCGCCATCATTTTCGCCCTCACGGTGATCAACCTGATCGACCGGGTTTCCCTGTCCATCGCCATGCCGGTGATCGCCGGCGAGTTCAGCCTGAGCCCGAGCATGCAGGGGCTGATCCTCAGCAGTTTCTTCTGGGCCTACGCGCTGCTGCAGATTCCTGGCGGCTGGCTGATCGACCGCTATGGTCCGCGCCGGGTGATCGGCTGGTCGACCGGCCTGTGGGGCGCTTTCCAGACTCTCGCCGCATTCGCTACCGGCGGCCTGTCACTGATGTTCGCCCGCGTGGCCCTGGGCGCTGCCGAAGCGCCGCTGTTTCCGGCCGGTGGCAAGCTCAATTCGTTGTGGCTGGGCAGTGGCGAGCGCAGCCGCGGCGCGGTATTGATGGATTGTGGCGGGCCGCTGGGCGTGGCCCTCGGCGGGCTGATCATCGCCTACCTGATCGCCGTGCTGGGCTCCTGGCGTACCGCGTTCTTCATTGCCGGTATCGCTACGCTCGCCATGGCCTGGCTGGCCTGGCACTACCTGCGCGATAACCCCGCCGAGCACCCGGACGTCAACGACGCCGAGCTCGCCACAATCAACGAAGGTCGCACGGTGAGCATGGCCGAAGCGGCCAGGCAGACCGTGCGTGGCCTGGGCATCGCTCGTCGCTCGCTGGCCGGCATCCTGCTCGGCCGCGCCAGCTGGGCCATGGTGTTCTTCGGCCTGCTGACCTGGGGGCCGAGCTATCTGGCCCAGGCCCGCGGCTTCGACATCAAGGGCATCGGCGCCGCCACCTTCGTGATCTTCATCTGCGGCGCTGCGGGTTCGCTGACCGGTGGCTTCCTGTGCGACCGGCTGATCGCCAAGGGCGTGCGCCGCGGTCTGGCGGCCAAGAGTCTGCTGGCCTTCTCCGGCCTGGTGGCGCTGGGCGCCTTCCTGCTGCTGCCGAGCCTGAACGATCCATACCTGGCCGTCGGCCTGCTGTCGCTGACCGCGTTCTTCCTGATGTGGGGCAGCCTGTACTGGAGCTTCCCGGCGCTTTTGGCCTCGCCGGCGCGGGTCGGGCTGATCGGCGGGGTGATGAACATGGCCGGCAGCCTGGGCGGCATCGCCGTGCCGATTCTGGTCGGCCTGCTGCTGCAGCACGCCGGCGGTTACGCCGCGGTGCTGGGTTTCTTCGCTCTGTGCTCGGGGCTGTTCATCGTCGGCACGCTGCTGATCTCCCTCGACAAGGCCGAGGTGGCCCATGGCTGA